The Agrobacterium larrymoorei genome includes the window TACCCTTGGCGGTTTTCCATCACGCAGCGGATATCCATTGCCGGGTCCACTCTATCTATCGAGCTTGAGATCGAAAACGAGGGGGACGTGGAAATGCCATTCGGCATGGGTCTTCACCCTTGGTTCCCCCGCACCGCCGATACCCTGCTGAAATTACCGGCTCCCGGCCATTACGAGCAGGACGACACCGGGCTTCCGACACCGGTACTCGGCCATCACGCCGCGCCTTATCTTGATGCATCACGGCCGCTGAAGGATCTTGGCCATTTCGATGCATGCTTTGCCGGCTGGCCATCCGGCACCGCGCAGATCATTTGGCCGTCGCGACATCTTTCGCTGATGTTGACTGCGCGTGGCGCATTGGCGCGGTTCGTACATTTATATTCACCAGACAATCGCGATGTCTTTTGCGTCGAGCCAGTCAGTCATCCACCCGATGTCGTAAATCGTCCCGCGCTGGGGAACGATGCGGCAATGACGGTACTTTCATCCGGAGAAAAAATGTCGGGAGAACTACAGTTGCGCGCCTCTTCTCTTCAGAACGATCCGGGGCGGTCAGCTCTATGAGGCACCGTAAGTTACGACCCACTTTGCGCATGCTTGCTGACAAGGCCGGTGTTTCCGTCGGCGCAGCGTCGCGGGCTCTAAGAGGCGATGTCCGCATTTCCGATGCCACGCGCGCAAGGGTCAATGCATTGGCATCAGAGCTTGGATATACACCCAATCGCGCAGGTCTCGGCCTTCGCACAGGCCGAACGCACGTGATTGCCGCATTGGTTTACCGGCATGACGAGATACTCGGCTTCGGCCCCTCGTGGATATCGGGCATCTCCAAGGCGACGAAAGATACACCCTATCAGATCAACGTGCTGCCGATGTATGGTGACGAAGATAATCTGGCGCCGTTTCAGCAGATCATTCACAGCGGCGCTGCCGACGGATTGCTTTTCACCCGCACGCGCCCGGATGACAAACGGGTGAAACTGCTGATGGAGGCAGGATATCCGTTCGTCTGTCACGGCAGGACCGAAATTCCCGGGCACGCCTGGTTTGATTTCGACAATGAGGAATTCGCACGTCACGCCATCCGCGCAATGGCTCGAGCAGGCCGCCGCAAAGTCGCAGTCATCATGCCGCCGCAGCAGTTCATGTTTCAGCGTTTCATTCTGGCCGGGATAGAAGACGAGGCACAGAAGCTGGAAATCGAACTCGATCTCTGCGATGGCGTCAGCCTCGATACCCCTGCGGATGAACTCGAGGCCTATTTAAGAAACCGCTTCGCCTCATCCGGCAAATGGTGCGATGGCATCGTCTGCCCCGGAGAAACATCGGCAATCGTCGCCGCAGCAGTGGTCTCCGACCACGGAATGACCCCGCAAAGCGACATCCTGATCATAGCGAAACAGACCACCTCGCTTTTCGAAAAGCTGAGACCGCGCTTTCCCGCCGTCTGCGAAGATGTGACGGCAGCTGGCGAGATCATGACGAGGATGTTGATGCGTTTGATAGACGGGGCTTCACCAAGCGTGCAGAACCATCTTCAGGAGGCTGTTTGGAACGGCGCCGAGAGCTGAGGACCTGTCTGGACACCTGTGACTGCAGCATTGCTGGCACCCCGTCCGGCTTATGAAGGTTTTGCTACAAAACTGAAAAAACACTGACAAAAACTGTAGCCTCACTGACATGATCAATCACTAAAGAAGGCCTGGGAATACGGCAGTTGCGGACGAGCATTCGTTCTTTTTTAGAAGTCAACAAATCCTGGTGCCAATGACCTCATGGAAAGGCGCGAGCCTAAGCTGGGCCTGGCGAATTCATCACGGCACGACGGTCGACCGACAAATGGATACCGCCAGAAGATTATCCTGGCGGTATCTGTTGTTCTCAGACGAATTCGAAGTCCGATGCAACGAGGGGGCCAATTCCCGGCCAAAGGATTACACTCAGGTCATCTGCATAGATGTTCATCATGGTCCCTTTTTGACTGAAGGTCAGGTCAGAGAAGTCATCGGCAATCGCACTGTCGATCCGGATCTTGTCGCCATCAGAACGAGAAAAATCTAAGATGAGATTTCGCCCTGCGGGGTCGCTGAAGTAAAAGACGTCTGCACCTGTTCCGCCACTCAACCGATGTAACCCGTGGGTCCCAGCGATATCGATACCCGGGTCCAGAAAATCGTTACCTGCATCGCCGATGAGCTGATCGGTCCCGCCACCGCCGAAAAGATAGTCGTTACCGTCACCACCACGAAGTTCATCGTCACCGCTTTCCCCGTAAAGGAAATCATCGCCATCCTCACCCTTGAGGTTGTCGTTGCCACCTGCTCCATACAGGGTATCATTGCCCCCTCGACCATAGAGTTTATCTTGTCCCTCGCCACCGGTGATCTGGTTGGAAGCTTCGTCCCCAATCCCTGCACCGGAGAACTCGAAATCCGATGCTACAAGTGTCCCAATTCCGGGAAAGAGAGAGATACTCAACTCACCTGCCTCGATGGTGGTGATACTGCCTCCTACAGTGACGGTCAGTTCAGAAAAGTCACCGGCAATCGCACCATCGATCCGTATCTTGTCGCCTTCAGAACGAGAAAAATCCCGAATTATATGTGTCCCTGCGGGGTCGCTGAAGTAAAAGACATCTGCACCTGTTCCACCAGTCAACTGATGATAGCTGTCGGGCGCTCCGGCAGCGCCGACACCACCGTCCAGAAAATCGTTGCCCGCACCGCCATAAAGGTAATCGATGCCATCGCCACCGTAAAGATCGTCGTCGCCATCACCACCATAGAGACTATCAACTTTAGCGCTGCCGGTGATCGTTTGGCCCGTTGCACTGTGTTGAACATCATAGAAAGCAAAATTGCTGGCATCCAGCGTAGGGTTATTTTCGACATAGATATCAAAACCACCGACGCGGATTCGACCGGTTGTGACCTCGGTCTGTGAGATTTCAAGGTCAGAGAACTCGTCAGCAATTTTCGATGAGATGACAATCTTGTCGCCATCGGCGGCAGAGTAGTCCTTTATTGTAGGCGCCGCCCCCGCACCACCGAAATAAAATGTGTCCGCGCCCAGGCCCCCGGTGATTTCGTCCAAGCCTCTTCCGCCGTCGATAAAGTCGTCTCCATTGCCGCCGAAAAGCTTGTCAGTGTCATCCCCGGCAATAATGATGTCGTTGCCATCGTAGCCCATTATAAAGTCAGCTCCATCGGTGCCAACCAAATAGTCATCACCGTTGCCGCCATGTATGTACTCGTATGATACGCCACCCGCGCCATCGTCATCGCCACCCGAATCACCGCCATCGTCCGCCCAGACAAAATCTGAGGCTGTTAGTGCCTGGCTACCATTAACGATTATTTCCAGGCCACCCACAGTTACACTGCTCGATGCGCCGTTGCTGGTGATCGTCAGATCGGAAAAATTATTGGCAATCGTATTGGCGATGCGTATCTTGTCCCCATCGGCCCTCGAAAAGTCGGTAATGGTGGTCGTCGCATCTTCATCCTTGAAGTCGTAGATATCGGCGCCTGCGCCACCGATCAATGTATTCGTACCCGTTCCACCATCGAGCACATCCGCTCCACCATATCCATAAAGTGTGTCATTACCGGCGCGGCCTTCAACGACTTCGCCTAAGCCGCCACCCCAAAATGTATCGTTGCCGGCGCTGCCGAAAATGCCGGTAATGTTGTTCATTTTTTTAATCGAATCGAAATTGATCGATCCAGCGAAATTGACGTAACCGGGGCCATCATTCGCATTGTCGAGCACCTCAATGCTGCTCATCGACTTGATCTGGATCTCAGTCCACAAATAGCCAGCCGTGGATAAGATTCGTATGGTATCCTCACCCTCCCCGCCGTTGAAAGTATCCCAGCCATTATGGAGGCCCCCCGCCGGGTTCAACCCGATATCGCTTCCGTAACCACCAACTTCGAAGACATCGTTACCAATGCCACCGTTCAGAATATCGTCACCGCGGCCA containing:
- a CDS encoding aldose 1-epimerase, which codes for MVIELRSDEWRVTLSPHYGATILSADARRDEGRWEPIFAPLEKPEAGLNGGCFVMAPFANRIKGGRFNFNGRDISFPMNRPASNVACHGLARERVWDVLEQDATSVTLHCRINEADYPWRFSITQRISIAGSTLSIELEIENEGDVEMPFGMGLHPWFPRTADTLLKLPAPGHYEQDDTGLPTPVLGHHAAPYLDASRPLKDLGHFDACFAGWPSGTAQIIWPSRHLSLMLTARGALARFVHLYSPDNRDVFCVEPVSHPPDVVNRPALGNDAAMTVLSSGEKMSGELQLRASSLQNDPGRSAL
- a CDS encoding calcium-binding protein, whose protein sequence is MAQITGTNSAEVIPGTSGSDLIYAYNGNDTVNGGDGNDYINGGRGDDILNGGIGNDVFEVGGYGSDIGLNPAGGLHNGWDTFNGGEGEDTIRILSTAGYLWTEIQIKSMSSIEVLDNANDGPGYVNFAGSINFDSIKKMNNITGIFGSAGNDTFWGGGLGEVVEGRAGNDTLYGYGGADVLDGGTGTNTLIGGAGADIYDFKDEDATTTITDFSRADGDKIRIANTIANNFSDLTITSNGASSSVTVGGLEIIVNGSQALTASDFVWADDGGDSGGDDDGAGGVSYEYIHGGNGDDYLVGTDGADFIMGYDGNDIIIAGDDTDKLFGGNGDDFIDGGRGLDEITGGLGADTFYFGGAGAAPTIKDYSAADGDKIVISSKIADEFSDLEISQTEVTTGRIRVGGFDIYVENNPTLDASNFAFYDVQHSATGQTITGSAKVDSLYGGDGDDDLYGGDGIDYLYGGAGNDFLDGGVGAAGAPDSYHQLTGGTGADVFYFSDPAGTHIIRDFSRSEGDKIRIDGAIAGDFSELTVTVGGSITTIEAGELSISLFPGIGTLVASDFEFSGAGIGDEASNQITGGEGQDKLYGRGGNDTLYGAGGNDNLKGEDGDDFLYGESGDDELRGGDGNDYLFGGGGTDQLIGDAGNDFLDPGIDIAGTHGLHRLSGGTGADVFYFSDPAGRNLILDFSRSDGDKIRIDSAIADDFSDLTFSQKGTMMNIYADDLSVILWPGIGPLVASDFEFV
- a CDS encoding LacI family DNA-binding transcriptional regulator, encoding MLADKAGVSVGAASRALRGDVRISDATRARVNALASELGYTPNRAGLGLRTGRTHVIAALVYRHDEILGFGPSWISGISKATKDTPYQINVLPMYGDEDNLAPFQQIIHSGAADGLLFTRTRPDDKRVKLLMEAGYPFVCHGRTEIPGHAWFDFDNEEFARHAIRAMARAGRRKVAVIMPPQQFMFQRFILAGIEDEAQKLEIELDLCDGVSLDTPADELEAYLRNRFASSGKWCDGIVCPGETSAIVAAAVVSDHGMTPQSDILIIAKQTTSLFEKLRPRFPAVCEDVTAAGEIMTRMLMRLIDGASPSVQNHLQEAVWNGAES